From a region of the Arachis ipaensis cultivar K30076 chromosome B09, Araip1.1, whole genome shotgun sequence genome:
- the LOC107615228 gene encoding uncharacterized protein LOC107615228, producing MTKANSISSPAEPGSRLTQIGDPLGDPHLYRSIVGVLQYVTISRPEISYAVNRVCQFMHSPTEIHWKAVKRILRYLSGTLEYGLTLYPSKDHHLVAFSDVGWSSRKQKVVTRSSTEAEYRAIAFATTELDWVRELLRELHLSTAKALMLRPA from the exons ATGACCAAGGCCAACTCCATCTCCTCCCCAGCTGAACCCGGCTCGCGACTTACTCAGATTGGTGATCCTCTTGGTGACCCTCACTTGTATCGTAGCATTGTTGGTGTTCTTCAGTATGTCACTATTTCTCGTCCTGAAATTTCTTATGCTGTTAACCGTGTTTGTCAGTTCATGCATTCTCCTACTGAAATTCATTGGAAAGCAGTTAAAAGGATTCTAAGATACTTAAGTGGTACTCTTGAATATGGTCTCACTCTTTATCCTTCCAAAGATCATCATCTTGTTGCTTTTTCCGATGTCGG TTGGTCCTCCCGAAAACAGAAAGTGGTTACCCGTTCTAGCACTGAAGCTGAGTACCGTGCCATAGCTTTTGCTACCACTGAATTGGATTGGGTTCGTGAGCTTCTGCGTGAACTTCATCTCTCTACTGCTAAAGCTCTTAT GCTTAGGCCGGCTTGA